The sequence AGTTAGCTAAAAACCAGCATGAATATTGAGTAAAAATTCTCAAAAATTATAGAGAATTGCAAAAGAGGCGAAGCCTCTTTGCTACCTATGGGTGTTTGTGGGTGGGTGTTTTGAGAATTTTTTAATAAAATTAATTAGCGATTGGGGTTTATTAAAAAAGTTTTCCGTCATCTATCTGGAAAGTATAATCTGAATATTTTTCAACCATTTCATCATGTGAAGCGACGATAATTGTGGCTGAAAAGTCCTGGGAATACTTTTTTAATAAATCAAAAATTATTTTCTTGTTATTTTTATCAAGGTTTCCTGTGGGTTCATCTGCTAGAACAAGTTGGGGTTTATTTATAATAGCCCTTGCAAAAGCACCTCTTTGCTGCTCACCTGTAGATAATTCTGAAGGAAGATTATTGATTTTATCTTTTAATCCAATTGATTCACAAATTTCAAGAGCATCAAAAGCTTTATTTTTGCTTAATTGTTGCGGTAGTTTAATGTTTTCCAGCAGGTTTAATTCGGGTAGCAGAAGATGAGATTGAAAGATAAACCCAATATTCTTATTTCGAAGTTCTGCTTTTTCAGTATTAGAAAGACTTTTAACGTCATGTCCTAATATGGATAGTTCTCCTGAAAAACTGTCCATTAGTCCTAATATATTAAGTAAAGTTGTTTTACCTGATCCTGAAGGGCCTAATAATCCGATAAACGAACCTTTTTGGATTTCAAAATCAAGATTTTTCAGAATTTGATAATTTTTTATAGTTTTTGATAAATTTTTTGCTTTGATAATTGTATTATTCAAGCTCAATTTTAATTTGGTCTCCTATTTTCAGGCTTAAAGTATTTTGTGCGCTTCCGCAGTTTTGAGAAATTTCAAGAGTGTCAGAGCTTCCTGCTATAGCGAGTAATTCTCCTTTAGCTGCCTCTGTATAATTCTTGTAGATATTAATATGTAATTCCTTTAAATATAATTTAGTTGAATCAGATAAAAAACTGGCTGGAATATTTGTAATGATATTTCCAAAATGATCGATATTTACTATTTGTCCGACAATTTGACTGTTAACTTTTTGAGGAGTAATTATGCTAAGCTTCTTAACCTCATTTATATTAAGATTACTTCCAAATTCTTCGAGATCATATTTATTTTGGCTTAAATAGGCCGCTACAGGAGCAAAGATATCTCTGCCATGAAAAGTTGAGCTTATTTCATCCAGAAAAAATCTGGAATTCTCTATATTTATTATTTTTTCAATATCTTCAAATATATAACCAAGAAGTCCATTATCTGGTGCAATGAAATAATATTCAGATGTTTTAACAAGCAGTCTTTTTCTATTGCTTCCAACTCCCGGATCAACTATTGATAAAAAAATTGTACCCTTGGGATAATACTTATACGATGTTTTTAAAACCCAGCTGGCTTGTAAGATATTTTGAGGTTCAACTTTATGAGTGATATCGATAATATTAGCATCAGGATTTATGCTTAATATAACTCCTTTTAAAACGCCAACATAGTTATCAAAATCCCCAAAGTCAGTTAATAATGCTATATTTTTACTCATTTTATTTACCTGTTAAATATTATATTTATAGATGCTGGTGTTCTTTAAGTATAAGTTTTTCCAGAAATTGTGATGCAGCTTTTTCAGGATTATCTGCATTAATTATAGCTCGAACTACAGCTATTCTTAACGCTCCTGCATCAAGGACTTCATCCACGTTATCAAGATTTATTCCGCCAATTGCAAACCAGGGAATATCTGTGTTTTCTGAGGCCCATTCGACATATTCAAGTCCTACTGCCTTTCGGCCTGGTTTAGTTGGTGTTGTAAATACAGGACCTACTCCAATATAATCAGCACCTGACTGGATAGCGGACTGAGCCTGTTCGGGTGAATGTGTGGAAAGACCTACGATCGCATCTTGTCCAAGTAAGTGCCTGGCAGAATCAATATCAATATCATCTTGTCCCAGATGAACTCCATCTGCTCCTATAATATGAGCTATATCAACTCTGTCATTAATTATAAAAAGAGCCTCATATAGAGAGCATAATTCCTTAACTTTTCTTCCCAGTTCAATAAATTCCTTGGCATTTGCACATTTTTCTCTTAATTGAATAATTTGAACCCCACCTTTTAATGCTGCTGCTATTGCATCAAGAAATTCGTCTTGAGAAGAAAATTGGTTCCTGTCAGTAACAAGATACAGCTTTTTATCCTGTAATTTTCTCTTTTTTAATTTTTTGGATAATTCTTCAAACATAGTTTTCTCCAGTGTATAAGAGTCATATCTTGCATTTTCAAATAATTGTATATTTAAACCTTCAGCCTGAGCAAATTCTGCCAGAACCCTTAAGGATTGCTGAAGACGTTTGAAATTTGCTTTATAAATATCCCATATATCTACTTTTTGAGTAGGATTTTTTATATCTATGCCAACATCTTCCTGTGTATTTCTGGAATTTAGTAAGTTTTTATAGTTTTCATCAATAATATTAGCAAGTTGATGCCTTAAAAATTTTAATTTTTCACTCAAAATTTTATTATCAAGATAAAATCTTGATATTTCCTCAATAGCTCTCAAAGCCTCTGTAGCTCTATTTAAATTGGCGTCAATTATCCTATTCAAGTTATATCCTTAATATTTGCTAGAAATGTAAATGCATATCACTTGTAACTTATGTATGACTGGAAAAACGGTGACTTAAAAATCTAGCTTGCCTAAATTTATATACCTAAGTGATTATATCACACTAGAACATAGAATATAGGGAGCTAGAGAGTATATAAATCAAGATAATTAAACTATTTTATTATAAATGGGGGAAATCTGGTTGAAGCGGAATTTAAGGGATATATATCGGAATATGGAGATGATCGACCTGGTACAGAAAAGCCAGCAGGATGATCATCTTGCACTTGAAGAACTTGTTAGAAGAAATGAGAGAATCGTTTATAGCACTCTCTATCACCTTGACCCTAATAGGACTGATATACCTGATCTGGCTCAGGAAGTATTATTCAGAATGGCAAGAGCAATAAAAAATCTAAGAAATCCAAATACCTTTAAATTCTGGTTAAATCAGATTATTACAAATCTTTTTTATGATGAATTACGTAGAAAGACCAGAAGACTTGCAACTATTTCAATGGATACTCCTTATTTGGAGTCAAGTGCGGAAGAATCCTCACCTACAAGAGATATAATGGACTTAGCTAAGATGCCAGAAGAAAAGACGTTAGGTAGCGAACTTGATAAAAAAATTAAAGAAGCAATTGAAAATTTACCGGAACAGTTTAGACTAGTTATCGTCTTACGAGAACTACAAGGGCTTAGTTATGAGGAAATAGCTGAGATCACCGGAACTAATATAGGAACTGTAAAATCCAGATTAGCAAGAGCCCGAGCGAAGTTGCAAGAACAGATAAAGCCCTATCTCGAAGAAGAAAGAGGTGCATAATGGAGAATAGTGTCTCTTGTGATCATGTAAAGCTATTGGTATCAGCTTATTTTGACAACGAGCTTTCTGATGAAGAAGCTGATGTGGTGGATAACCATCTAAATAAATGTCCATTATGTGCTAAAGAACTTGAAAATATAAAGAATTTATCTGGATTATTAAAAGGTTTTTCTGATAAATTTGAATATAAAGAATCTAATCTGGCTTCAACTGTAGTTGATAGAATATGCAATATAAAAACTATAGCCTGTAATGAAGTTTTAGATGAACTTTCAGCGTATTTTGACGGAGAGCTTGATCTAAAACTTCATTATTTAGTCGAAGAACATGTGAATAGCTGTGCTAGCTGCAAAACCGAGCTTAACAAGATAGAAAAACTTAGCAGTTATATAAAATCAACTTGTAATATGGATAAAGAACTCAATTTATGGCCCGATGTTGAAGCAGATCTTAATAACGTTGATACTTGTAATGAGATGTATAGTAATTTATCTGCATTTTTAGATAGAGAACTTCCAAAAAATGAGATAGTTAAAATAAGTGAGCATCTTTTAGCGTGTAAACACTGTAGAAGAGATTATGAAAATCTGAAGACAACCCAATTTGCTGTAAAAAATTACTTTATAAAGTCTGTCACAGATAAAGATGCATCTAATAAAGATATTTATAATAACACTCTTGAAAAACTGGATAAAACTCAGCATAGAAGAGAGTTATTAACTTCAATTGTCGCAATATTTATAATGGCATTGTTGGGTTGGTTCTCCATGAATACGATAGAACCAATAATTATGAAAAAAGCATATGGTCATAACCCTAAGGTAGTTAATCCTGATCGTCCTGTTTTTGTGAAATATGCAAAAGCTGAAGATTTTTTGTTTACACAGGCATTTTCCATGCCCCAAGAAGGAGTAATATCGATTTTATATGAGAATAACTAACTCTATTGTTGCATTGGTAATTGCTATTTTCTTATTTAATTCTATGTCAGCTTTGGCAGAGGCAAAAAATGGCATTGATATCAGGTGGGAATGCTTGAATTTAACGCCCAGACAAGAACAGAAATTTGCAGAATTTGATAAAGATTGGGAAAGAATTTATTCAATAGTTCGTCCAAAATTAATTAGGGATCAGGAACGTTTAAAGCTTATACTAACTAATCCTGATGTTTCAGACATACAAATAAAAGAATTGCAGAAGCAAATCTTTATAAAACAAGAACAATTACGTTATTATGCACTTGAAAATTTCTTATCTAAACGTCATTTACTAACTCCAAAGCAACGTATAATACTTCACGAGATTTTTTGTAATAACTTCAAAATTGAACAATAAGAGTCAGTAAAAATATTAGTGGTGCTCCAACGATGACTGATAACTTTAGATCATCAGCTGCAAAGGTGACACCGTCACGTTTTTAAGTCATCAATTATTCCAGCGTGTACCCAAATTAGTGCTCTTGGCACTCGATGACTTAAGTTGGGTGATATTATCACCAGAATATTTATTCGCTTAACATAATAAAATTTGTATTTTTCAAGAGGTTCAAATTCAATCAGGACTTCTTTTTTGCCATTATAAAAGGTTTTTAAGTAAGGTGTATCTTTTGAAAGATATGCCTTGTTGGATCATATACTAATTTAACTTTTGTTAAATGTTTTTCAAAAACTATCAACAAAAAAATATCACGGGTTTTAAAGCTTAAAATTAAGCCATATTGAGTTAAGTAGAGAATCTTGTCGTAAGTTAGTGGTAGGAAGTAAAAATGAATAAATTAAATTTTACGGGGCAAAAGTTAGAAAAGTATGTTAGCTTTTTAGGAAAAAGAACGGATCACAATCTGGTTAATCAACTAACCCAGGACTCAGGTTCACTATTTAAACCAAAAGAAAGACAAATATTAGAAGCTATCGATAGAATTTCAGCTGATAACTCCAATGAAAATATAGAATTTTTATTATCAGTTGCAGAAGATCTTAAATACGGGGTTAAGAAAAATTCTGCTTTAGGTAGTTTTTTAGATAGAAACTCAACTATTGCCAATAATAAAAATAAGCAAAATGTTAATTGGGAAGAAATATTAAAAACCTCAATAAAAAAAGCTCTTGATAATAATACAGCAGACAATAAATCAGCATTAGAAGATAAATTTACCAAGTTATTTCCAGAACCGGTAAAAACAGATGAAGATGCAAGCAAATTATACTGGTTATCAGCTAATCCCACTGTTCAAAAAGAGCAGGAAGCTGTAAGTTTAAGAAATAAAATATTAGACTCAAAAGAGTTTAATAAAGCACCTGTAAATATATCACAAGAAGAGGCTCAAGAATTACAAGGGCATAAAGAATCCAGTAAAAGAAATATTGATTATTTTCTTGCTTCTTCAGAGGCTTCAATTTTTGAAAAAGTTGAATGTTTAAAGCTCCTTTCACATTTAATGTCACCTGAATACAAAATAAATCCACAGCTGAAAGATAAAAAAGTTCAAATTTTATCAGAAACACTAAATGATCTTATTGTAAAAACTCCAGATGAAGATAAATTGGCAATTAAAAAAACAAATCAGAGATATCATGGAATGTGTGCGGCTATTTCTATAGTTAGAAAAGCTTTACCCCATGAACATAAATTGACTCATGTAGCAAACCTGCTTTCTGAGTTTGATGATAAGCCTACAATGGAAGTTTACGATGTTACTGATCACAAGAAAAAAATTACCGTAGAAAAGCCTAAACTTGATTTTACGGAAGCAATTCGTCAAGGATACAGGATTGCAGATGCTTCTGCGCTTAATTGGATGCATATAGCTGATTCTGCTGGTAATGGGGAATTACAAGGGCAAAAATTTATTCCGTTTGATAAAGAAAATTATGGCATGATGCAGGATAGTCATTTAGTTCTTGATATGGCTCCTGAATATAGACCTGAGCAGAATTTGTTAAGAGCAGCAATTAAAACTAAAGAAATCGTTAAAGATCTTGAAAAAGAATATAATAAAAGAGATAAGGCTGATGGTGATGATCTTGATGCCAGGCTTACTCGTACAGCTAATTTGTCTTATACGAGTGTTTTCAACACCCTTAAGGAACTATCACCACAAAGTGATGAGAGAAAAATAGCATCTTTGTCACAAAAATTGTTATATCCAAAAGAAGTTGAAGATAAAAACTTAAGAATTGATTCAAGGGAAGATGATCTTGTTAAAAAGCAAAAGCTTATATCAATAATTCATGCGGAAATTCCTGAATTACAAGAATCAAGATTAAATAGTGTAATAAACAAAATATTTAACGAGTATACAGCTTTTGAATCTGTTATTGGAGAAAGTAAAGAAAAAGCAAGAGAACATTCTCCAGAATCAAAAGCAACACATTATGAGAATTTGTTTAAACTGGCAGCATATTATCGTGTGCAAAAAGAACGAGAACTTGACATACCAGAGAAACTTGATAATTTAGCAAAAGAATTAAAGGCTCCAGCGCAAAAAGAAGTTTTGCTCAAAAAACTTGAAAATAGAGGTGACATTTTACCAAGAAAAACATTGGATAGTTTGCAAGCAAAATTTGATGAAATATTAAAGTATAGAGAACAAGAAAAACTTGCAAGAAGAGAAGGTAAAAAATTAGAAATGCCTGAACCATATACTTTCTCAGAAGGCCAAAAAGAGATTTTAAAGAAAATAGAATCAGACTATTCAAAAATCAGAAGAGAAACTGTTAGAAATTATAAAGATTTAAACCATAAATTGGCTCCACAATTAGATGAATTATATAATCGCGCAGGTAAAACTCTCGGACATTATTATGTTGGAGAGGAAGGTCGCAGTGGACTTTATACTGGACAACAAGCGCGTATTATTACACAAGCTAGCGGTACACCTCATTATGTTGAGGGAAATGTCCAAAAAAGTGCTGATCACATACAAAATGGCAAAGGTGGAAGTGTTGATAGTACTAATGTTAGCAATAAAAAATATACTGGACATGCCCAGTATCTCTATGATGTTGATTATGCAGATATTATAGACCCCAAAACAGGAAGAAAAAATAAAGAAAGAGTCTTTTATCATGACAATACCTGGGGAGAAAAAGAAAAGGATAGTTGGGATAAAGTCTGGGGTTCTAAAAACGATAAATATAGCCTATGGAAAGATCCTGCCGGAAATCTTAGAACCGATTATGGGACTAAAGGTTATGGTGGTGAGTATGGATATATATTTTCTCCTAATTACACTACAGGTGTAACGGAAAGCGACTTTATATCTGC comes from Candidatus Melainabacteria bacterium RIFOXYA2_FULL_32_9 and encodes:
- a CDS encoding thiamine-phosphate diphosphorylase, yielding MNRIIDANLNRATEALRAIEEISRFYLDNKILSEKLKFLRHQLANIIDENYKNLLNSRNTQEDVGIDIKNPTQKVDIWDIYKANFKRLQQSLRVLAEFAQAEGLNIQLFENARYDSYTLEKTMFEELSKKLKKRKLQDKKLYLVTDRNQFSSQDEFLDAIAAALKGGVQIIQLREKCANAKEFIELGRKVKELCSLYEALFIINDRVDIAHIIGADGVHLGQDDIDIDSARHLLGQDAIVGLSTHSPEQAQSAIQSGADYIGVGPVFTTPTKPGRKAVGLEYVEWASENTDIPWFAIGGINLDNVDEVLDAGALRIAVVRAIINADNPEKAASQFLEKLILKEHQHL